A window of Cohnella herbarum contains these coding sequences:
- a CDS encoding S-layer homology domain-containing protein produces MGFSKKTISLLLVLSLFISLLATPQQSSAASWDSNADISWYNPSYQTFTINSAANLAGLAKLVNNGTDDFQGNIIAIDIASPGTELDLSSFDWVPIGTKAHPFRGTLIGNQGGAKLSGLRVNGNYPHAGLFGYMENAIVGNLQLTSGTIQIDSTDGIAVGAVVGHMDGNSTVYDVSSAVAITSKSTKEGYVGGIAGLASGKLYNATNNGSVTVNGAVYGSSGGIVAAPFGALILQNVSNTASVAAHNTLTDFSAAGIVGSIDHELTMEDGIENSGDISGTNNFNAYFGGIVGSSTANANVTFSNKTSNTGNISSESTGNSYAGGLIGLYGNAAKSIVNDMNFDVTKSADLTNKSGGSAYTGGIAGYMAAPLTWNTDFTSSGAIQASGKAGVYTGGLFGYAASTVSFGGAASNTGNIEVLGAADRVYTGGLVGHADGTLSLAGENAEYVNTGSITVVGNSEVYTGGIVSNKAYVKALPDLDVRSEGDITVSGANKMYTGGFVGQVATSGVDQTFPNLTFSNKITVTASDLSDQSQVYTGGIVGSYEAGAGSLIENSTFFGTIEVTGGDGAYTGGVAGLINSATVSAPTIGYLDDAMVDTAISSSGHVGGVAGYIEGSVLSPIVKFTTVQSNAGQVGFAGGVAGQVKGEISSAKVGGAVPEEENGGVATRTFNLKILSSNTSAGGIVGADDGNLTVTAGTVSHATITSDGAQSNIGGAIGKAPSSVTLGSAGEVINVSEVTFVAKGEGSNVGGIVGDNSLALGEAQLKLPVTSISITAEGKDSKIGGIVGNNNAALTNLTVDKINLTAKGSDSHIGGIAGASNNHAVKGNGTTVNVKGLKITSEASGAKVGGIVGGSNSSTIDRMKVNSPTLTVSGVGSVVGGIAGAVKEADIDQVKLLGTANNYVQITVSGADSIAGGLVGEADQSTITGNGSVQNIEYVKLTASATADGSQVGGIVGVAKATHIDKVFGQQLTLVQGGANSLIGGIAGYNKGTPTAVMSGNYIKTLKIAAQSTAANSTVGGMIGLNDARDGSADTGAIGTSASTVQNSRATADIEVNAPNAIVGGLIGANKSIVADISIADNIPLKSVGNQSVVGGFAGKNTGTINYTYSNAIMTIGGQSTIAGGLVGDNSGKIIASHIDRNLTSGAVGTNSNKALLGGIAGNNTGSIEKSYVNAVVKANGAYTYVGGLVGKHSGQVKTSYAAKEVVANDSQSFVGGLIGQVTTGVVHESYSAGQVTASNGARAGGFAGRYDNASKTLISETYYLKDEAKHINSGLLDFGGGNYYELNEYDRLSPILSAKLADRNYFPSLSGWTFNATNWRYGAVIAEYKYPELNLSANTGGGGNGGGGTVNANISWYTNNPSSDTYRISSESELAGLAGLVNGTVTGAPKFNFSNKKILITGPIYIQSNDWTPIGLSEDDAFEGLFDGQNHLISGLKVEHDSYSGLFGVIGENGTVRDLRLAPASIGGDQLSGSLVALNKGHVIAVNVILSDAQVSSGNVDGAIVGGVVGKSTEKSKVENVKVILNNGGAIRSTAKEAIVGGIVGFFASGTAEGLAVTFEDGKIEATDNQSIVGGAIGKSGTNQAIRDVVVEANNAVETTINVIGHGIVGGVVGEKSGTGGNTFGMDNVAVANVVISASGENGILGGIAGQLTNTAVREASFEGVLTAKADHIQVGGIVGNSNNSVLFKVRAAPNIAIATEAGTSTVGGVAGTAEATSPNAALDFGYSVPFHYGIYEANVTGGNIAIVGTGNRADVTAGTIVGRLNSASVYNSFTEAGLEIEGVKTATAGGVAGWSNGYIVNANARSNINADSNSVYHIGGIAGQTTGGQIAYSHAKSSDGERIVVGNAVTNAGVQAVTHVGGFVGLADATDIRHSSSNLPVSVTSSHAHNTVYAGGFVGLLGGHASGTVSQSYAEGSVTTSGAAGTYAGGFAGTVNEYVVQQAYAAGDVDNTAFDARSGGFVAVVNKDGVIEDAYAAQQTVVANGDRNATRSYAGGFAGYNDGRLTRVYESVNAVSARADGANSYMGALVGYNFYEGTLTNSYYSNALNPINQDINETKQTAVKVDFAARPTFNNWDFSGNGIWGYMDGVNQNEPVLLSFQKWSFMPDFTPISSHVKGNFPFVAKTGEQLAALALLSNDSTVYRLLDRSGSQSPAIVKIELADRIDLSGKWWVPFNQFLGEFDGKGHPISALTYKASDYVSYGFISVNKGKVANVQFVETNVSGGTNAGIVAGTNEAAGVIENVGVSGSLTGGNHTGGIAGKNSGRIVKSVSTANIYAANESASVAAGGIAGVNDAGAFIDQSIAYPSLKVVGNEANAGGLAGVNKGTIVNSYHSGEVKAEGLVTARAGGLAGYAAEGSINHSINAGQASASVQGKLVKGQTFIGGIAGQVTNEAALLNNVYDSQMLQQNTAYYTAEGKRVKGVTAQAIGLKTKVLVNGELPTAFNKSIWQASQKSYPLLKHFNGTNDGIVSTAAVVLSDNDTAYRVKGSYTKSGDASVVWTTGNDSAGIRLTATLNDKSRTIVIGRQPEQYTDTAAKPTSSTAPQFAGTAQVVLTTTEAGGTIYYTLDGEEPTEDSLLYSQPFQISEKTTVKAITVVEGKNDSALFEATFTKNAGGGGGGGGGGGSSEGAEVLVNGKPQSVGEETTVVSGGKTTTTVTLNEKKLQKLLEGNNAVITIIIKAAADVAIGELNGQMVKDMGDSQDVVVVKTDAASYTIPLNQIDMAAISRQFGQQVDLKNIVFRIELRKPNKEQTKALEDAAKQGGFSIVVPSMDFNITYAFGDKTGEISHFGVYVQRTISIPDGVDSSTVTTAVVIENDGMVRHVPTKVTQIEGKPVAIVNSLTNSMYALIANKVSFTDVENHWAQKIINDLGSRKVLSGAGNGTFEPNRDITRAEFSAIIVKALGLKVEAQADKIPFSDVNSSNWYAGYVNAAYARGIVTGLSNGSFGASDKLTREQAMTMVARTMKIAGTETTLTEKEQGDLLAKYADAAGVSGYARAYIASCLKAGIVSGKDGNRLAPKENITRGEVAAIIQKLLRQSGLI; encoded by the coding sequence ATGGGATTTTCGAAAAAAACGATCAGCTTGTTGTTAGTCCTATCTCTCTTCATCTCTCTGCTTGCGACACCGCAGCAGTCAAGTGCTGCTAGCTGGGACAGCAATGCGGATATATCTTGGTATAATCCAAGCTATCAGACGTTTACGATTAATTCGGCGGCTAATCTTGCGGGTCTTGCCAAGCTGGTCAATAACGGTACGGACGATTTCCAAGGCAACATTATTGCGATAGACATTGCGTCGCCCGGTACGGAGTTGGATTTATCCAGCTTCGATTGGGTGCCGATCGGAACGAAAGCTCATCCGTTCAGAGGGACTCTCATCGGGAATCAGGGGGGAGCAAAGCTCTCCGGTCTTAGAGTTAACGGAAATTATCCTCATGCGGGACTCTTCGGATATATGGAGAACGCAATCGTAGGGAACCTCCAGTTAACATCGGGAACGATTCAGATTGATTCGACGGATGGCATCGCTGTAGGCGCAGTGGTCGGCCATATGGATGGCAACAGCACCGTATATGACGTATCTAGCGCGGTAGCGATCACTTCCAAATCAACGAAGGAAGGGTATGTCGGAGGAATCGCCGGACTTGCTTCCGGCAAGCTGTATAACGCAACGAACAACGGAAGCGTTACGGTGAACGGTGCGGTATACGGATCGAGCGGCGGGATCGTCGCCGCTCCTTTCGGCGCACTCATTCTCCAGAACGTATCTAATACGGCTTCGGTTGCCGCGCATAACACGTTAACGGATTTTAGCGCGGCGGGCATCGTCGGTTCTATCGATCATGAGTTAACGATGGAAGACGGTATTGAGAACAGCGGTGACATATCCGGAACGAACAACTTCAACGCATACTTCGGCGGAATTGTTGGAAGTTCAACGGCAAACGCGAATGTGACGTTCTCCAACAAAACTTCCAACACGGGGAACATTAGCTCCGAATCAACAGGAAACTCCTATGCCGGAGGACTGATCGGACTTTACGGAAATGCTGCGAAGTCTATCGTTAACGATATGAACTTTGATGTTACGAAGAGCGCCGACTTGACCAACAAGTCGGGCGGCTCCGCTTACACAGGCGGTATAGCAGGATATATGGCTGCACCTCTGACATGGAATACAGACTTCACCAGCAGCGGCGCTATTCAAGCAAGCGGTAAAGCCGGCGTCTATACGGGGGGATTATTCGGTTATGCCGCGAGTACGGTTTCGTTCGGCGGCGCTGCCTCTAATACAGGCAATATTGAAGTATTAGGAGCGGCAGATCGGGTATACACCGGAGGACTTGTCGGTCATGCCGATGGCACTTTGAGCTTAGCTGGAGAGAATGCCGAATACGTCAATACTGGCTCCATTACGGTAGTCGGCAATTCCGAAGTTTATACGGGCGGCATCGTGTCGAACAAAGCGTATGTCAAAGCGTTGCCGGATTTGGACGTTCGCAGCGAAGGCGACATTACGGTCAGCGGGGCGAACAAGATGTATACGGGCGGTTTCGTTGGCCAAGTCGCGACTAGCGGCGTAGATCAAACCTTCCCTAATCTTACGTTCTCCAACAAGATCACCGTTACGGCTTCCGATCTATCCGATCAGAGCCAAGTGTATACGGGGGGGATTGTAGGGTCCTATGAAGCAGGGGCTGGCAGTCTGATCGAAAACTCAACCTTCTTCGGAACGATTGAGGTTACGGGCGGTGACGGAGCTTATACCGGCGGAGTTGCAGGATTAATTAATAGCGCGACGGTATCGGCTCCTACGATTGGATACCTCGATGACGCAATGGTTGATACCGCGATTTCTTCGAGCGGGCATGTCGGTGGCGTCGCCGGTTATATCGAAGGCAGTGTCCTGTCGCCAATCGTGAAATTTACGACGGTTCAATCCAATGCCGGACAAGTCGGGTTTGCGGGCGGAGTTGCAGGACAAGTAAAGGGTGAAATATCATCTGCGAAAGTCGGGGGCGCCGTTCCGGAAGAGGAAAATGGAGGAGTAGCAACCCGCACTTTTAATCTGAAAATCCTTTCCAGTAACACGTCGGCAGGCGGTATTGTCGGAGCGGATGATGGCAATTTGACGGTTACAGCAGGTACGGTGAGCCATGCAACGATCACCTCTGACGGAGCACAATCCAATATTGGCGGTGCCATTGGGAAAGCTCCATCTAGCGTGACATTAGGTTCCGCAGGTGAAGTCATTAACGTAAGCGAAGTTACTTTCGTTGCGAAAGGCGAAGGCAGCAACGTCGGAGGCATAGTCGGCGACAACAGCTTAGCGTTAGGGGAAGCGCAGCTTAAACTTCCCGTTACTTCCATATCGATTACGGCCGAAGGCAAAGATTCGAAAATCGGCGGTATCGTGGGTAATAATAACGCTGCTCTAACGAATCTGACGGTCGATAAGATCAACCTTACGGCCAAAGGATCCGACAGCCACATCGGAGGAATTGCAGGCGCATCCAACAATCATGCGGTGAAAGGGAATGGGACAACCGTTAATGTGAAAGGTCTGAAAATCACTTCCGAAGCATCCGGTGCTAAAGTCGGAGGAATAGTCGGAGGCAGCAATTCCTCGACTATTGATCGTATGAAGGTGAACAGTCCAACGTTGACGGTTAGCGGAGTAGGCTCTGTCGTTGGCGGAATCGCCGGAGCGGTTAAGGAAGCTGACATTGATCAAGTTAAGTTATTAGGAACAGCGAATAACTATGTTCAAATTACAGTTAGCGGAGCGGACTCCATCGCAGGCGGATTAGTTGGCGAAGCGGATCAATCGACGATAACGGGCAATGGCTCCGTCCAAAACATCGAATATGTGAAGTTGACCGCGAGTGCAACGGCTGACGGCTCACAGGTCGGCGGTATCGTGGGAGTAGCGAAAGCAACCCACATCGACAAAGTATTCGGTCAGCAGCTTACGCTGGTGCAGGGCGGAGCGAATTCCTTGATCGGCGGTATCGCCGGTTACAATAAAGGAACGCCAACTGCGGTGATGTCGGGCAATTACATTAAAACGCTAAAAATTGCCGCGCAGTCTACCGCGGCGAACTCCACCGTCGGCGGTATGATCGGTCTCAATGACGCCCGGGATGGAAGTGCGGATACCGGAGCCATCGGGACTTCCGCCAGCACGGTGCAAAATAGCCGCGCAACGGCGGATATCGAAGTGAATGCGCCAAACGCGATCGTCGGCGGTTTGATCGGAGCGAACAAATCCATCGTTGCGGACATCAGCATCGCAGATAACATTCCACTGAAATCGGTCGGCAACCAAAGCGTTGTGGGCGGGTTCGCAGGCAAAAACACAGGCACGATCAATTATACCTATTCCAACGCGATAATGACGATCGGCGGTCAGTCTACGATAGCCGGCGGTCTTGTCGGGGACAACAGCGGTAAAATCATTGCTTCTCATATCGATCGCAATTTGACGAGCGGAGCCGTTGGAACTAACTCTAACAAAGCGCTGTTAGGCGGCATCGCCGGCAATAACACCGGTTCGATTGAGAAAAGTTACGTCAATGCGGTTGTGAAAGCAAATGGAGCCTACACTTACGTCGGCGGATTGGTCGGCAAGCATTCCGGGCAAGTTAAAACCTCTTATGCGGCGAAAGAGGTTGTCGCGAATGACAGCCAATCGTTCGTCGGAGGGTTGATTGGCCAGGTCACGACCGGAGTGGTGCATGAAAGCTACTCCGCAGGTCAAGTCACTGCGAGTAACGGCGCACGGGCAGGTGGGTTTGCCGGACGATACGATAATGCCAGCAAAACGCTTATATCCGAAACGTATTACTTGAAAGACGAGGCAAAGCATATTAACAGCGGCCTACTTGATTTCGGCGGCGGCAACTATTACGAGTTGAACGAATATGACAGATTAAGCCCGATCCTGTCAGCCAAATTGGCGGATCGAAATTATTTCCCTAGCTTGTCAGGATGGACGTTTAATGCGACGAACTGGAGATACGGAGCGGTTATCGCCGAATACAAATATCCGGAGCTTAATTTGAGCGCCAACACCGGTGGTGGAGGCAACGGCGGAGGCGGAACCGTAAATGCCAATATTTCTTGGTACACGAACAACCCGTCGAGCGACACTTACAGGATTAGTTCGGAATCGGAGCTTGCCGGGTTAGCAGGTTTGGTAAACGGAACGGTAACAGGTGCGCCTAAATTCAATTTCAGCAACAAGAAAATCCTGATCACGGGACCGATTTATATCCAGTCCAACGATTGGACACCCATTGGCTTGAGTGAGGATGACGCGTTCGAAGGGTTATTCGACGGTCAGAATCATCTGATCAGCGGATTGAAAGTAGAACACGACAGTTATTCCGGATTGTTCGGAGTGATAGGTGAAAACGGGACTGTAAGAGACTTGAGACTCGCACCTGCTTCGATCGGCGGCGACCAACTGAGCGGCTCGCTAGTTGCCTTGAATAAGGGGCATGTAATTGCTGTAAACGTAATTCTATCTGACGCTCAAGTATCGAGCGGCAATGTTGACGGTGCCATCGTCGGTGGAGTCGTCGGTAAAAGTACGGAAAAGAGTAAAGTTGAAAACGTTAAAGTTATTTTGAACAATGGCGGCGCAATTAGATCCACCGCTAAGGAAGCAATCGTTGGCGGGATCGTCGGTTTCTTTGCCTCGGGAACGGCGGAAGGTTTGGCGGTTACGTTCGAGGATGGCAAGATCGAAGCGACCGATAACCAATCTATCGTTGGCGGAGCGATCGGTAAATCCGGCACGAATCAAGCGATCCGGGATGTCGTCGTTGAGGCGAACAACGCGGTAGAAACAACAATCAATGTGATCGGCCACGGCATCGTTGGCGGCGTCGTCGGCGAGAAGTCGGGAACGGGCGGCAATACGTTCGGTATGGACAACGTTGCCGTTGCGAATGTCGTTATCTCGGCAAGCGGCGAGAACGGCATCTTGGGCGGTATTGCGGGACAATTGACGAATACGGCAGTTAGGGAAGCTTCGTTCGAAGGCGTTTTGACTGCAAAGGCAGATCATATCCAAGTCGGCGGGATCGTCGGCAATAGCAACAACTCGGTTTTATTCAAAGTGAGAGCGGCTCCGAACATTGCCATTGCAACCGAAGCCGGCACGAGTACCGTGGGCGGTGTCGCGGGAACCGCGGAGGCAACGTCTCCGAATGCGGCACTAGACTTCGGATATTCCGTACCGTTTCACTACGGAATTTACGAAGCGAACGTAACCGGAGGAAACATCGCGATTGTCGGTACCGGCAATCGTGCCGACGTAACCGCAGGCACCATCGTCGGTCGGTTGAATTCTGCTTCGGTATACAATTCGTTCACCGAGGCGGGTCTTGAGATTGAGGGAGTTAAGACCGCTACAGCTGGCGGCGTTGCAGGATGGAGCAACGGGTATATCGTTAATGCGAACGCTCGCTCCAACATTAATGCTGATTCCAACAGTGTATACCACATCGGCGGTATCGCCGGTCAAACGACAGGCGGTCAAATCGCATATTCGCATGCGAAGTCTTCCGACGGAGAACGAATCGTTGTGGGCAACGCCGTTACGAATGCAGGAGTGCAGGCGGTTACTCACGTAGGAGGTTTCGTAGGATTGGCGGATGCGACGGACATTCGGCATTCCTCTTCCAATCTACCGGTTTCCGTGACAAGCAGCCATGCGCACAACACCGTTTATGCAGGGGGCTTCGTCGGACTATTGGGCGGCCATGCGTCAGGCACGGTTAGTCAGTCTTATGCCGAAGGATCGGTAACGACTAGCGGCGCGGCGGGAACTTATGCCGGCGGGTTTGCCGGAACCGTGAACGAATACGTCGTTCAACAAGCTTATGCAGCGGGAGATGTTGACAATACGGCGTTCGATGCTAGAAGCGGTGGTTTCGTAGCGGTCGTCAATAAAGACGGCGTGATTGAGGATGCTTACGCGGCACAGCAGACCGTCGTGGCCAACGGGGATCGTAATGCAACCCGTTCCTACGCCGGCGGCTTTGCGGGATACAACGACGGTCGATTAACGCGCGTATACGAAAGCGTAAATGCCGTTTCGGCGCGTGCCGATGGAGCCAACTCTTACATGGGAGCGCTTGTCGGATACAATTTTTACGAGGGAACGTTAACGAATTCTTATTATTCGAACGCATTGAACCCGATTAACCAAGACATTAACGAAACGAAACAGACGGCCGTCAAAGTCGACTTTGCAGCTCGTCCGACGTTCAATAATTGGGATTTCTCGGGCAATGGCATTTGGGGTTACATGGATGGAGTCAATCAAAATGAACCGGTTCTGCTTTCCTTCCAGAAGTGGTCGTTCATGCCGGATTTCACTCCGATATCGAGCCATGTCAAAGGGAACTTCCCGTTCGTAGCGAAAACAGGGGAGCAGTTGGCGGCATTGGCGTTGCTGAGCAACGATTCGACGGTCTACCGTTTGTTGGATCGCTCAGGGTCGCAATCTCCGGCCATAGTAAAGATTGAATTGGCTGACCGCATTGATCTGTCAGGAAAATGGTGGGTACCGTTTAACCAATTCCTAGGCGAGTTCGATGGGAAAGGTCATCCGATTTCCGCCCTTACCTACAAAGCGAGCGATTATGTAAGCTACGGCTTTATCTCTGTCAATAAAGGCAAAGTAGCGAATGTTCAATTCGTAGAGACGAATGTGAGCGGCGGAACGAATGCCGGTATCGTAGCAGGAACGAACGAAGCGGCGGGCGTGATCGAGAACGTTGGGGTTAGCGGCTCGTTAACAGGCGGGAACCATACGGGCGGTATTGCCGGAAAAAACTCGGGGCGTATCGTCAAGTCCGTTTCCACTGCGAATATCTACGCTGCGAATGAATCTGCATCGGTTGCGGCGGGAGGAATTGCCGGTGTGAACGATGCCGGAGCTTTCATTGATCAAAGCATTGCCTATCCAAGCTTAAAGGTTGTTGGCAATGAAGCGAATGCCGGCGGTCTGGCAGGCGTTAACAAAGGGACGATCGTAAATAGCTACCATTCCGGCGAAGTTAAGGCAGAGGGGCTAGTTACAGCTCGCGCCGGAGGCTTGGCGGGGTATGCGGCAGAAGGCAGCATCAACCACTCCATTAATGCCGGACAAGCATCCGCGAGCGTTCAAGGAAAGCTGGTCAAAGGCCAAACGTTTATCGGCGGGATTGCAGGTCAAGTAACGAATGAGGCCGCTTTGCTGAACAATGTTTACGATAGTCAAATGCTTCAGCAGAATACGGCTTATTACACCGCCGAAGGCAAACGGGTGAAGGGCGTGACAGCCCAAGCAATTGGCTTGAAAACAAAGGTGCTTGTGAACGGGGAACTGCCGACAGCATTCAATAAGTCGATTTGGCAAGCTTCGCAAAAGAGTTATCCGTTGTTAAAGCATTTTAACGGAACGAATGACGGCATCGTGTCTACGGCGGCAGTTGTGCTTAGCGACAACGATACGGCGTATCGCGTGAAAGGCAGCTATACGAAGTCCGGCGACGCATCCGTCGTTTGGACGACTGGGAACGATAGCGCCGGAATTCGCTTGACCGCAACGTTGAACGACAAGAGCCGCACGATTGTGATAGGCCGACAGCCTGAGCAATATACGGATACGGCTGCCAAACCTACGAGTTCGACTGCACCGCAATTCGCGGGGACAGCACAGGTGGTGCTCACTACCACGGAAGCTGGCGGAACGATCTATTATACTTTGGACGGCGAAGAGCCGACCGAAGACTCGTTGCTCTACAGCCAGCCTTTCCAGATTAGCGAGAAAACGACGGTGAAAGCCATTACGGTCGTGGAAGGCAAAAACGACAGCGCCCTGTTCGAGGCAACTTTCACTAAAAACGCCGGCGGAGGTGGCGGGGGAGGCGGCGGAGGCGGCTCCTCGGAAGGAGCCGAGGTTCTCGTGAACGGTAAGCCGCAATCCGTAGGAGAAGAAACGACGGTTGTCAGCGGAGGAAAAACGACGACGACGGTTACTTTGAACGAGAAAAAGCTGCAAAAGCTGCTTGAAGGTAACAATGCCGTTATTACCATCATTATCAAAGCTGCGGCGGACGTTGCAATCGGAGAATTGAACGGACAGATGGTCAAAGATATGGGCGACAGTCAAGACGTCGTCGTAGTGAAGACGGATGCGGCAAGCTACACGATTCCGTTAAATCAAATCGATATGGCTGCGATCTCTCGCCAGTTCGGCCAACAAGTCGACCTGAAAAATATCGTTTTCCGAATCGAGTTGCGGAAGCCGAATAAGGAGCAAACCAAAGCGCTTGAGGACGCGGCAAAACAAGGCGGGTTCTCGATCGTAGTACCGTCGATGGACTTTAACATTACGTATGCGTTCGGAGATAAGACGGGCGAAATAAGCCATTTCGGCGTATACGTTCAGAGGACGATCTCGATTCCTGACGGTGTCGATTCTTCAACGGTTACGACGGCCGTTGTGATCGAGAATGACGGCATGGTTAGACATGTTCCGACCAAAGTCACTCAAATCGAAGGCAAGCCTGTTGCGATCGTCAATAGTTTGACGAATAGCATGTATGCTTTGATCGCCAACAAAGTTAGTTTTACGGACGTGGAGAACCATTGGGCACAGAAAATAATCAACGATCTTGGCTCTCGTAAGGTGCTTAGCGGCGCAGGCAACGGAACGTTCGAACCGAATCGCGATATTACCCGTGCGGAGTTCTCGGCTATTATCGTCAAGGCGCTCGGCTTGAAGGTCGAAGCCCAAGCCGACAAAATACCGTTCTCCGACGTTAACTCCTCGAACTGGTATGCGGGATACGTGAACGCGGCCTATGCGCGAGGTATCGTTACCGGGCTTTCGAACGGCAGCTTCGGAGCTTCCGATAAGCTGACCCGCGAGCAAGCGATGACGATGGTCGCAAGAACAATGAAGATCGCTGGCACGGAGACGACTCTGACGGAGAAGGAGCAAGGGGACTTGCTGGCTAAGTACGCCGATGCCGCCGGCGTATCAGGTTACGCTAGAGCCTACATCGCCTCCTGCTTGAAAGCGGGAATCGTATCCGGCAAAGACGGTAATCGCCTTGCACCGAAAGAGAACATCACGCGCGGGGAAGTGGCGGCGATTATCCAGAAGCTGCTGCGACAATCGGGACTCATCTAG